From a region of the Cololabis saira isolate AMF1-May2022 chromosome 8, fColSai1.1, whole genome shotgun sequence genome:
- the srsf3a gene encoding serine/arginine-rich splicing factor 3a isoform X2 produces MGDPAFHRDCPLDCKVYVGNLGNNGNKTELERAFGYYGPLRSVWVARNPPGFAFVEFEDPRDASDAVRELDGRTMCGCRVRVELSTGEKRSRSRGPPPSWSRRPRDELRRRSPQVRRRSPKRRSLSRSRSRSLSKDRRKYRSLSRDKTRRRSRSFSRSRSRSRSNERK; encoded by the exons ATGGGAG ATCCAGCTTTTCATCGAGACTGTCCTCTGGACTGCAAAGTTTACGTGGGTAATCTAGGAAACAATGGCAACAAGACAGAGCTAGAAAGAGCTTTTGGCTACTATGGTCCTTTAAGAAGCGTTTGGGTTGCCAGGAACCCCCCAGGCTTTGCTTTTGTGGAGTTTGAGGATCCCAGAGATGCATCTGACGCTGTGAGAGAATTGGACGGCAG AACAATGTGTGGTTGTCGAGTCCGTGTGGAGTTGTCGACTGGGGAAAAACGGTCTAGGAGCCGCGGCCCTCCTCCATCTTGGAGCAGACGACCTCGGGATGAATTAAGGCGACGTAGTCCTCAAGTCAGAAGAAG ATCACCAAAGAGGAGGAGCCTAAGCCGCAGTCGCAGCAG gtCTCTTTCAAAGGATAGACGTAAATATCGGTCTCTTTCCAGAGACAAGACCCGTAGGCGCTCAAGATCCTTCTCACGATCAAGGAG tcGCTCCAGGTCTAATGAAAGGAAATGA
- the srsf3a gene encoding serine/arginine-rich splicing factor 3a isoform X1, with the protein MGEQESEDYKDPAFHRDCPLDCKVYVGNLGNNGNKTELERAFGYYGPLRSVWVARNPPGFAFVEFEDPRDASDAVRELDGRTMCGCRVRVELSTGEKRSRSRGPPPSWSRRPRDELRRRSPQVRRRSPKRRSLSRSRSRSLSKDRRKYRSLSRDKTRRRSRSFSRSRSRSRSNERK; encoded by the exons ATGGGAG aACAGGAGTCTGAAGATTATAAAG ATCCAGCTTTTCATCGAGACTGTCCTCTGGACTGCAAAGTTTACGTGGGTAATCTAGGAAACAATGGCAACAAGACAGAGCTAGAAAGAGCTTTTGGCTACTATGGTCCTTTAAGAAGCGTTTGGGTTGCCAGGAACCCCCCAGGCTTTGCTTTTGTGGAGTTTGAGGATCCCAGAGATGCATCTGACGCTGTGAGAGAATTGGACGGCAG AACAATGTGTGGTTGTCGAGTCCGTGTGGAGTTGTCGACTGGGGAAAAACGGTCTAGGAGCCGCGGCCCTCCTCCATCTTGGAGCAGACGACCTCGGGATGAATTAAGGCGACGTAGTCCTCAAGTCAGAAGAAG ATCACCAAAGAGGAGGAGCCTAAGCCGCAGTCGCAGCAG gtCTCTTTCAAAGGATAGACGTAAATATCGGTCTCTTTCCAGAGACAAGACCCGTAGGCGCTCAAGATCCTTCTCACGATCAAGGAG tcGCTCCAGGTCTAATGAAAGGAAATGA